A region from the Hydra vulgaris chromosome 10, alternate assembly HydraT2T_AEP genome encodes:
- the LOC136086234 gene encoding uncharacterized protein LOC136086234 has product MIGTGFLMEKCRDFYSYPQSFNLLHIGVYLLPTGQVIKSKVIWKCVAFSQCDNTLIIFPFPSMTILENKLVMTSFCIVEFIEEDGSVDYVCECWLVGETQCWWPPYKGTKINRVRTKCEIPGDDWSLVGVRILGEAVGDEKTATTRAKQDENSSSFEEKAPGTRNGSTSEYSKGQKNKANSLFCPMSSAMSNSNESSLSFSQVTSEFPFTTNKMLPPLKHRNSSNSSCTSANLISNLHSQEKSCDAYPAIQGNPVKCVSTNTSSEINDVKRRLTSIEYEIKQLKIIMMEVKGLLQERNTPISNEITFNVISSPEEFEVLVDRLKDVEVRKNFVS; this is encoded by the exons ATGATTGGGACAggttttttaatggaaaaatgtAGAGATTTTTATTCTTACCCAcaatcttttaatttgttacATATTGGAGTGTATTTACTACCAACTGGACAAGTTAtaaaatctaaagtaatttGGAAGTGTGTTGCTTTTTCACAGTGTGACAATACCTTAATAATATTTCCTTTTCCTTCAATGACTATTTTGGAAAATAAGCTTGTG atgACATCGTTTTGCATAGTGGAATTTATAGAGGAAGATGGCAGTGTGGATTATGTGTGCGAATGTTGGCTAGTTGGAGAGACCCAATGTTGGTGGCCCCCATACAAAGGAACAAAAATTAATAGGGTGAGAACCAAATGTGAAATTCCCGGTGATGATTGGAGCTTGGTTGGTGTGCGTATACTAGGAGAAGCAGTTG gtgatgaaaaaacagcaacaacaagAGCCAAACAGGATGAAAACTCTTCTTCATTTGAGGAAAAAGCACCAGGCACcagaaa TGGATCAACTTCAGAATATTCAAaaggacaaaaaaataaagctaataGTTTATTTTGTCCTATGTCATCAGCAAtgtcaa ATTCTAATGAAAGTTCTTTGAGCTTTTCTCAAGTTACCTctg AGTTTccttttacaacaaataaaatgttgcCTCCATTAAAACATCGTAATAG TTCTAATTCAAGCTGTACATCCGCTAATCTAATTTCAAATCTACATTCACAAGAAAAATCATGTGATGCATATCCTGCGATacaag gTAATCCAGTTAAATGTGTGTCAACTAATACCAGTAGTGAAATCAATGATGTTAAACGCCGCTTAACAAGTATTGAGTatgaaattaaacaattaaaaattattatgatggAAGTAAAAGGTTTACTTCAAGAAAGAAATACGCCCATTTCAAATGAAATAACTTTCAATGTTATTTCGTCTCCTGAGGAATTTGAAGTGCTGGTGGATAGATTAAAAGATGTTGAGGTCAGAAAAAACTTtgtaagttaa